A portion of the Haliaeetus albicilla chromosome 5, bHalAlb1.1, whole genome shotgun sequence genome contains these proteins:
- the LOC138685383 gene encoding inositol 1,4,5-trisphosphate receptor-interacting protein-like 1: MAVIQFFTILLVVQNILWNAHVVHDELDEATRERMRLRGWYLSRKMTRMLQELEQGTQELEQRTQEQSGFAWGALLFAALQQWQFWAVAGVLLLLFGLCWWLRKRSHEVDSSSDEESSSSDREQVEEEAEEDDSDSENDLGRLFLEQIQWPVQNLARDCQVVKDLLGTFILVFREILSNSFFPVLQPAIGVGSAFEGWSPREEDIIYRLLVPLKPPYGHAFHLELGNRGETPARNFCVRVELECTCTREQLAGEMLCFLHQPEEELRRDQGPSLLHTLCTGSYLDVQKTARWFYQLVKAAWVALPQSSTWRLTMLPSSRSCKFQVTERNNKTHIIEMMFGVQQGNSDIFVSSQNTEAIFTPSTTWPESYAVAEAKFFRHMARQVPHDSFHLRCLQACARILVGIGFSTYTLKTVVMHLLTTIPLSGWRRRHFVRRMEDIMQYLHRCLEEKRLDHFFFGNERVPEEIVLPPAFQTAEPLNLFQHLVQDPAAHDKAMLEYKYLRERFIRLLILGH; encoded by the coding sequence ATGGCTGTGATACAATTCTTCACAATTCTTCTGGTTGTGCAAAACATCCTCTGGAATGCTCATGTGGTCCACGATGAGCTGGATGAGGCCACACGCGAGCGCATGCGGCTGCGTGGGTGGTATCTCAGCCGGAAGATGACTCggatgctgcaggagctggagcaggggacgcaggagctggagcagaggaccCAGGAGCAGAGCGGCTTTGCCTGGGGAGCCCTGCTCTTTGCTGCCTTGCAGCAGTGGCAGTTCTGGGCCGTTGCTggagtcctgctcctgctcttcgGGCTCTGCTGGTGGCTCAGGAAAAGGAGCCATGAGGTGGACAGCAGCAGTGACGAGGAGAGCTCTAGCAGTGACAGGGAGCAGGTGGAAGAGGAGGCGGAAGAAGACGACAGTGACAGTGAGAATGATCTGGGAAGGCTTTTTTTGGAGCAAATACAGTGGCCAGTTCAAAACCTAGCCAGGGACTGTCAGGTGGTAAAGGACCTCCTTGGCACCTTCATCCTTGTCTTCAGAGAAATCTTGTCAAATAGTTTCTTCCCAGTGCTGCAACCCGCCATCGGGGTGGGCAGCGCCTTCGAAGGTTGGAGTCCCCGCGAGGAAGACATCATCTACCGCCTGCTCGTGCCCCTGAAGCCCCCCTATGGGCACGCCTTCCACCTGGAGTTGGGCAACAGGGGGGAGACGCCAGCGAGGAACTTCTGCGTCCGCGTGGAGCTGGAGTGCACCTGCACGAGggagcagctggcaggagagatgCTGTGCTTCCTGCACCAGCCTGAGGAGGAGCTTAGGAGGGATCAGGGTCCCAGCCTCCTACACACCCTCTGCACTGGCTCCTACCTAGATGTGCAGAAAACTGCCCGCTGGTTCTATCAACTGGTGAAAGCAGCCTGGGTGGCTTTGCCTCAGTCATCCACATGGCGTCTGACCATGCTGCCCTCCAGTCGCTCCTGCAAATTCCAGGTGACAGAAcgcaacaacaaaacccacattatTGAGATGATGTTTGGGGTGCAGCAAGGCAATTCGGACATCTTCGTGAGCAGCCAGAATACAGAGGCCATCTTCACCCCAAGCACGACGTGGCCAGAGAGCTACGCTGTGGCAGAGGCGAAGTTCTTCAGGCATATGGCCAGGCAGGTCCCGCATGACAGCTTCCACCTCAGATGCCTGCAGGCCTGCGCCCGCATCCTGGTGGGCATAGGCTTTTCCACCTATACCCTGAAGACAGTTGTGATGCACCTCCTGACCACCATACCCCTGTCAGGCTGGCGCAGGAGGCATTTTGTGCGGCGGATGGAGGATATCATGCAATACCTGCACCGCTGCCTGGAGGAGAAACGCCTCGACCACTTCTTCTTCGGCAACGAGAGGGTGCCTGAGGAGATAGTCTTGCCCCCAGCCTTCCAAACGGCCGAACCACTCAACCTCTTCCAGCACCTGGTACAGGATCCGGCCGCCCACGACAAGGCAATGCTTGAGTATAAGTATCTGCGAGAACGGTTCATAAGACTGCTGATCCTCGGCCACTGA
- the LOC138685311 gene encoding inositol 1,4,5-trisphosphate receptor-interacting protein-like 1, with amino-acid sequence MAARQFFGLVVQSIIRNALQELEQSGFAWGALLFAALEQWQFPAVARVLLLLFGLCWWLRKRSRQPASSSKEAAKEEEEVNSCVAVDVGRISLKRLLDLPESFMMVDKMVDELLHMCQTLSRNSFMPRLKPAVVLRSALEGWSLCKDDAAYNLLVPLNPPRGHSFHLELGNRGESPARNSRLRVELECTCTREQLVEDMLCFLHHPEEKLRKNQSPSLLGTLCTGPYLDMEKTTRWFQFLVKASWKLLPQSRHHRLTVLPSRRSCKLRLTNASNSPLLIVMTFVVQQDGLDTLLSVE; translated from the coding sequence ATGGCTGCCAGACAATTCTTCGGCCTGGTTGTGCAAAGCATCATCCGGAAtgctctgcaggagctggagcagagcggCTTTGCCTGGGGAGCCCTGCTCTTTGCTGCCTTGGAGCAGTGGCAGTTCCCGGCTGTTGCTCgagtcctgctcctgctcttcgGGCTCTGCTGGTGGCTCAGGAAAAGGAGCCGTCAGCCAGCCAGCAGTAGCAAGGAGGCGGctaaggaggaggaagaagtaaaTTCCTGTGTTGCAGTGGATGTGGGCAGAATTTCGCTCAAGCGCCTCCTGGACCTGCCAGAATCGTTCATGATGGTGGATAAGATGGTGGATGAACTTCTCCATATGTGCCAAACGCTTTCCAGGAATAGTTTTATGCCGCGACTGAAGCCAGCTGTCGTTTTGAGAAGCGCCTTAGAAGGTTGGAGTCTCTGTAAGGATGATGCTGCCTACAACCTGCTCGTGCCCCTGAACCCGCCCCGTGGGCACTCCTTCCACCTGGAGTTGGGCAACAGGGGGGAGAGTCCAGCGAGGAACTCCAGGCTCCGCGTGGAGCTGGAGTGCACCTGCACGAGGGAGCAGCTGGTGGAGGACATGCTGTGCTTCCTGCACCACCCCgaggagaagctgaggaaaAATCAGAGTCCCAGCCTCCTAGGCACCCTCTGCACCGGCCCCTACCTAGACATGGAGAAAACCACCCGCTGGTTCCAGTTCTTGGTAAAAGCATCCTGGAAGCTTTTGCCTCAGTCGAGACACCACCGCTTAACCGTGCTGCCCTCCAGGCGCTCCTGCAAGCTCCGGCTGACGAACGCTTCCAATAGTCCCCTGCTGATTGTGATGACATTTGTGGTGCAGCAAGATGGCTTGGACACCTTGCTGAGCGTCGAGTAG
- the LOC138685312 gene encoding inositol 1,4,5-trisphosphate receptor-interacting protein-like 1 translates to MAARQFFGLVVQSIIRNALQELEQSGFAWGALLFAALEQWQFPAVARVLLLLFGLCWWLRKRSRQPASSSKEAAKEEEEVNSCVAVDVGRISLKRLLDLPESFMMVDKMVDELLHMCQMLSRNSFMPRLKPAVVLRSALEGWSLCKDDAAYNLLVPLNPPRGHSFHLELGNRGESPARNSRLRVELECTCTREQLVEDMLCFLHHPEEKLRKNQSPSLLGTLCTGPYLDMEKTTRWFQFLVKASWKLLPQSRHHRLTVLPSRRSCKLRLTNASNSPLLIVMTFVVQQDGLDTLLSVE, encoded by the coding sequence ATGGCTGCCAGACAATTCTTCGGCCTGGTTGTGCAAAGCATCATCCGGAAtgctctgcaggagctggagcagagcggCTTTGCCTGGGGAGCCCTGCTCTTTGCTGCCTTGGAGCAGTGGCAGTTCCCGGCTGTTGCTCgagtcctgctcctgctcttcgGGCTCTGCTGGTGGCTCAGGAAAAGGAGCCGTCAGCCAGCCAGCAGTAGCAAGGAGGCGGctaaggaggaggaagaagtaaaTTCCTGTGTTGCAGTGGATGTGGGCAGAATTTCGCTCAAGCGCCTCCTGGACCTGCCAGAATCGTTCATGATGGTGGATAAGATGGTGGATGAACTTCTCCATATGTGCCAAATGCTTTCCAGGAATAGTTTTATGCCGCGACTGAAGCCAGCTGTCGTTTTGAGAAGCGCCTTAGAAGGTTGGAGTCTCTGTAAGGATGATGCTGCCTACAACCTGCTCGTGCCCCTGAACCCGCCCCGTGGGCACTCCTTCCACCTGGAGTTGGGCAACAGGGGGGAGAGTCCAGCGAGGAACTCCAGGCTCCGCGTGGAGCTGGAGTGCACCTGCACGAGGGAGCAGCTGGTGGAGGACATGCTGTGCTTCCTGCACCACCCCgaggagaagctgaggaaaAATCAGAGTCCCAGCCTCCTAGGCACCCTCTGCACCGGCCCCTACCTAGACATGGAGAAAACCACCCGCTGGTTCCAGTTCTTGGTAAAAGCATCCTGGAAGCTTTTGCCTCAGTCGAGACACCACCGCTTAACCGTGCTGCCCTCCAGGCGCTCCTGCAAGCTCCGGCTGACGAACGCTTCCAATAGTCCCCTGCTGATTGTGATGACATTTGTGGTGCAGCAAGATGGCTTGGACACCTTGCTGAGCGTCGAGTAG
- the LOC138685380 gene encoding inositol 1,4,5-trisphosphate receptor-interacting protein-like 1 produces the protein MAVIQFFTILLVVQSILWNAHVVHDELDEATRERMRLRGWYLSRKMTRMLQELEQGTQELEQRTQEQSGFAWGALLFAALQQWQFWAVAGVLLLLFGLCWWLRKRSHEVDSSSDEESSSSGREQVEEEAEEGDSDSENDLGRYFEEHIQWPVQNLARDYQVVKNIVDSFILVFREILLNSFFPVLQPAIGVGSAFEGWSPREEDIIYRLLVPLKPPHGHAFHLELGNRGETPARNFCVRVELECTCTREQLAGEMLCFLHQPEEELRRDQGPSLLHTLCTGSYLDVQKTARWFYQLVQASWVVLPQSSTWRLTMLPSSRSCKFQVTERNNKTHIIEMMFGVQQGNSDIFVSSQNTEAIFTPSTTWPESYAVAEAKFFRHMARQVPHDSFHLRCLQACARILVGIGFSTYTLKTVVMHLLTTIPLSGWRRRHFVRRMEDIMQYLHRCLEEKRLDHFFFGNERVPEEIVLPPAFQTAEPLNLFQHLVQDPAAHDEAMREYRDLRERLTRLLFYGH, from the coding sequence ATGGCTGTGATACAATTCTTCACAATTCTTCTGGTTGTGCAAAGCATCCTCTGGAATGCTCATGTGGTCCACGATGAGCTGGATGAGGCCACACGCGAGCGCATGCGGCTGCGTGGGTGGTATCTCAGCCGGAAGATGACTCggatgctgcaggagctggagcaggggacgcaggagctggagcagaggaccCAGGAGCAGAGCGGCTTTGCCTGGGGAGCCCTGCTCTTTGCTGCCTTGCAGCAGTGGCAGTTCTGGGCCGTTGCTggagtcctgctcctgctcttcgGGCTCTGCTGGTGGCTCAGGAAAAGGAGCCATGAGGTGGACAGCAGCAGTGACGAGGAGAGCTCTAGCAGTGGCAGGGAGCaggtggaagaggaggcagaagaaGGCGACAGTGACAGTGAGAATGATCTGGGAAGGTATTTTGAGGAGCACATACAGTGGCCGGTTCAGAACCTAGCCAGGGACTATCAGGTGGTGAAGAACATCGTTGACAGCTTCATCCTTGTCTTCAGAGAAATCTTGTTAAATAGTTTCTTCCCAGTGCTGCAACCCGCCATCGGGGTGGGCAGTGCCTTCGAAGGTTGGAGTCCCCGCGAGGAAGACATCATCTACCGCCTGCTCGTGCCCCTGAAGCCCCCCCATGGGCACGCCTTCCACCTGGAGTTGGGCAACAGGGGGGAGACGCCAGCGAGGAACTTCTGCGTCCGCGTGGAGCTGGAGTGCACCTGCACGAGggagcagctggcaggagagatgCTGTGCTTCCTGCACCAGCCCGAGGAGGAGCTTAGGAGGGATCAGGGTCCCAGCCTCCTACACACCCTCTGCACTGGCTCCTACCTAGATGTGCAGAAAACTGCCCGCTGGTTCTATCAGCTGGTGCAAGCATCCTGGGTGGTTTTGCCTCAGTCATCCACATGGCGTCTAACCATGCTGCCCTCTAGTCGCTCCTGCAAATTCCAGGTGACAGAAcgcaacaacaaaacccacattatTGAGATGATGTTTGGGGTGCAGCAAGGCAATTCGGACATCTTCGTGAGCAGCCAGAATACGGAGGCCATCTTCACCCCAAGCACGACGTGGCCAGAGAGCTACGCTGTGGCAGAGGCGAAGTTCTTCAGGCATATGGCCAGGCAGGTCCCGCATGACAGCTTCCACCTCAGATGCCTGCAGGCCTGCGCCCGCATCCTGGTGGGCATAGGCTTTTCCACCTATACCCTGAAGACAGTTGTGATGCACCTCCTGACCACCATACCCCTGTCAGGCTGGCGCAGGAGGCATTTTGTGCGGCGGATGGAGGATATCATGCAATACCTGCACCGCTGCCTGGAGGAGAAACGCCTCGACCACTTCTTCTTCGGCAACGAGAGGGTGCCTGAGGAGATAGTCTTGCCCCCAGCCTTCCAAACGGCCGAACCACTCAACCTCTTCCAGCACCTGGTACAGGATCCGGCCGCCCACGACGAGGCAATGCGTGAGTATAGGGATCTGCGAGAACGGCTCACAAGACTGCTGTTCTACGGACACTGA